In Lysinibacillus sp. FSL M8-0337, the following proteins share a genomic window:
- a CDS encoding bifunctional 2',3'-cyclic-nucleotide 2'-phosphodiesterase/3'-nucleotidase has protein sequence MNKKIITTVLALLFVLFTVIPFNVSASAASNDVTRGDYVKELVDSLNIELGDGSSLAFTDVPKDLAPYVEKAVELKLIKGKTATLFGPNDKLTRQQAFVISARGLVTNNAPLSELDKFKDADQVAETHKQDLANAVAANLLQGFEDNTIRPRDYVTTEQMQSIVDRFVAEYKAPATSTTVALQILGTTDIHTNLANYNYYLDAESADVGLANTASLIEQARAENPNTLLFDNGDLIQGTPLGSYKALENVLKPGEVHPAIAALNALKYDGGTLGNHEFNYGLDFLTEVLNDAQYPVVNANTYDAKTKKHMFTPFVLLDKEVVDNTGKKHTLKVGVTGIVPTKIIEWDAIHLEGKVEMQEPVEAIKEVVPEMQKAGADVIVVLSHSGIGEDTNVQGAENVGYQISEIEGIDALITGHSHLTFPGDYKDLKNVDQEKGSINGVPTVMAGSYGSHLGVIDLTLEQQDSKWVVTDGQGSIRSIKQEGLKPSQTVLNAINEAHEGTLTYIRQAVGETTAPIHSYFSMVQDDPSIQIVTQAQKWFIEKELKGTADENTPILSAGAPFKAGSRNNPADFTNIPVGPLAIKNMADIYHYDNTVATIKVTGAQAIEWLEMAAGIFATIDPKKTEEQNIIDAEARSYNFDVLDGLTYQIDVTSPAKYDRRGNVVDSKANRIKNVQYNGKPIDLEREFIIITNNYRVGGSYGATFKNAEGTNVTNYAYENRQAVVDYIMANKTINPAADNNWSFVPFPANTKIIYHSAKEAQKVIPAGSNIEYLGDTEGGFGKYLIK, from the coding sequence ATGAATAAGAAAATAATTACTACAGTATTAGCCTTGTTATTTGTTCTTTTTACTGTTATTCCATTTAACGTTTCCGCTAGTGCTGCATCCAATGATGTAACGCGTGGAGATTATGTAAAAGAACTAGTAGACAGCTTGAACATCGAGCTTGGTGACGGGTCATCACTTGCTTTTACCGATGTTCCTAAGGATTTAGCACCTTATGTGGAAAAAGCGGTAGAACTAAAGCTAATTAAAGGTAAAACTGCGACATTATTTGGCCCGAACGATAAATTAACACGCCAACAAGCTTTTGTAATTTCTGCCCGTGGATTAGTAACAAACAATGCGCCACTTAGTGAATTAGATAAATTCAAGGACGCAGATCAAGTAGCTGAAACACATAAGCAAGATTTAGCCAATGCTGTAGCAGCAAATCTATTACAAGGCTTCGAAGATAATACCATTCGTCCTCGTGACTATGTAACAACTGAACAGATGCAAAGTATTGTTGACCGTTTTGTAGCTGAATACAAAGCTCCTGCAACTTCAACAACGGTAGCTCTTCAAATTTTAGGTACAACAGATATTCATACTAACTTAGCAAACTATAACTACTACTTAGATGCTGAATCTGCTGACGTCGGTTTAGCGAACACGGCTTCACTTATAGAACAAGCACGTGCAGAAAATCCGAATACCTTATTATTTGATAATGGTGATTTAATTCAAGGTACGCCTCTAGGTTCTTATAAAGCATTAGAAAATGTGTTAAAGCCAGGTGAGGTTCATCCAGCTATTGCCGCTTTAAATGCACTAAAATATGATGGTGGTACTTTAGGTAATCACGAATTCAACTATGGCTTAGATTTTTTAACAGAAGTATTAAATGATGCGCAATATCCAGTAGTGAATGCCAACACGTATGATGCAAAAACAAAAAAACATATGTTCACACCATTTGTTCTACTTGATAAAGAGGTGGTAGACAATACAGGTAAAAAACATACACTTAAAGTGGGTGTAACGGGTATTGTACCAACGAAAATTATTGAATGGGATGCCATTCATCTAGAAGGTAAAGTAGAAATGCAGGAGCCTGTAGAGGCAATCAAAGAAGTTGTTCCTGAAATGCAAAAAGCAGGTGCAGATGTCATTGTAGTCCTTTCTCATTCCGGTATCGGCGAAGATACAAATGTGCAAGGTGCTGAAAATGTAGGATACCAAATCTCTGAAATAGAGGGGATTGATGCTTTAATTACAGGTCACTCACATTTGACATTCCCAGGCGACTACAAGGATCTTAAAAATGTCGATCAAGAAAAAGGGTCCATTAATGGTGTGCCTACTGTTATGGCAGGTAGTTATGGTAGCCACCTTGGCGTGATTGATTTAACACTAGAACAACAAGATTCGAAGTGGGTTGTGACAGATGGACAAGGCTCCATTCGCTCTATTAAACAAGAAGGATTAAAACCATCGCAAACAGTGTTAAACGCTATTAATGAAGCGCATGAAGGGACATTAACGTATATTCGTCAAGCTGTTGGTGAAACAACTGCACCAATTCACAGTTACTTCTCAATGGTTCAAGATGATCCTTCTATTCAAATCGTAACACAAGCTCAAAAGTGGTTTATTGAAAAAGAATTAAAAGGGACTGCGGATGAAAATACACCAATCCTATCTGCGGGTGCCCCTTTCAAAGCGGGCTCTCGCAACAACCCTGCGGACTTCACCAATATTCCTGTAGGGCCACTTGCTATTAAAAACATGGCGGATATCTATCATTACGATAACACTGTTGCAACAATTAAGGTAACTGGTGCGCAAGCGATTGAATGGTTAGAAATGGCTGCTGGTATTTTCGCAACAATTGATCCGAAGAAAACAGAAGAACAAAATATTATTGATGCTGAGGCACGTTCTTACAACTTTGATGTATTAGATGGTTTAACATATCAAATTGATGTAACATCACCAGCAAAATACGATCGTCGTGGTAATGTTGTAGACAGCAAAGCAAACCGCATTAAAAATGTACAATATAATGGCAAGCCAATTGATTTAGAGCGAGAATTCATTATCATCACAAACAATTATCGTGTTGGTGGTTCTTATGGGGCAACATTTAAAAACGCGGAAGGCACAAATGTAACAAACTATGCTTATGAAAACCGTCAAGCAGTAGTGGACTATATTATGGCAAACAAAACGATTAACCCTGCTGCTGATAATAACTGGTCATTTGTACCATTTCCAGCTAATACGAAGATTATTTATCATTCAGCGAAGGAAGCCCAAAAAGTCATTCCGGCTGGTAGCAATATTGAATATCTTGGTGATACAGAAGGCGGCTTTGGTAAATATTTAATTAAATAA
- a CDS encoding metalloregulator ArsR/SmtB family transcription factor, with protein MAKEVCEVTHINEQAVTRVQQQMPDLSGVAKFLKALSDETRLKIAYALTVENELCVCDVATIIGSSVATASHHLRYLKDHSLAKSHRKGKQMYYALADEHVYQIVTIAYEHAKEGISNGSNTD; from the coding sequence ATGGCAAAAGAAGTCTGTGAAGTGACGCATATTAATGAGCAAGCGGTGACAAGGGTTCAGCAGCAAATGCCTGACTTATCAGGTGTAGCAAAATTCTTGAAGGCATTATCTGATGAAACAAGACTCAAAATAGCGTATGCCTTAACTGTAGAGAATGAATTATGTGTTTGTGATGTGGCGACAATAATTGGGTCATCTGTAGCGACTGCATCACACCATTTACGTTATTTAAAAGATCATAGTTTAGCGAAATCGCATCGTAAGGGAAAGCAAATGTATTACGCTTTAGCTGACGAACACGTATACCAAATTGTAACGATTGCTTATGAACATGCGAAAGAAGGGATTTCGAATGGCAGTAACACCGATTAA
- a CDS encoding exodeoxyribonuclease III codes for MKFISWNVNGIRACLGKGFLDFFKSMDADFFCIQETKCQAGQVELALEGYEQYWNYAQKKGYSGTAIFTKHTPLAVHYGVGEDESQDEGRIITLEYDNFYVVNVYTPNAQRDLARLPLRLEWEERLALYLKELDAKKPIIYGGDLNVAHAEIDLKNAKSNVGNSGFTYEERAKMSELLASGFVDSFRYKHPEVTDHYTWWSYMNKVRERNIGWRIDYFIVSARLKDQIEVATMHPHIMGSDHCPIELQLTI; via the coding sequence ATGAAATTTATATCTTGGAATGTTAATGGTATACGTGCTTGTTTAGGGAAAGGTTTTTTAGATTTTTTTAAAAGCATGGATGCGGATTTTTTCTGTATTCAAGAAACAAAATGCCAAGCAGGGCAGGTTGAACTAGCACTCGAAGGGTATGAGCAATATTGGAATTACGCGCAAAAGAAAGGCTATTCTGGTACTGCAATTTTTACAAAGCATACTCCACTAGCTGTGCACTACGGTGTGGGTGAGGATGAATCGCAGGACGAGGGGCGAATTATTACATTGGAGTATGACAACTTTTATGTAGTAAATGTTTATACACCAAATGCTCAACGCGATTTAGCAAGATTACCGCTTCGGCTAGAGTGGGAGGAGCGATTAGCGCTGTATTTAAAAGAACTTGATGCCAAAAAACCAATTATTTATGGCGGTGATTTAAATGTCGCACATGCTGAGATTGATTTGAAAAATGCCAAGTCGAATGTAGGCAATTCTGGATTTACATATGAGGAACGTGCCAAAATGTCTGAGTTATTAGCAAGTGGCTTTGTTGATTCTTTCCGTTATAAGCATCCTGAAGTGACTGATCATTATACATGGTGGTCCTATATGAATAAAGTCCGTGAACGAAATATTGGATGGCGCATTGACTATTTTATTGTATCAGCCCGTTTAAAGGACCAAATTGAAGTAGCTACTATGCATCCGCATATAATGGGTAGTGATCATTGCCCAATCGAGCTTCAACTAACTATTTAA
- a CDS encoding DUF5839 family protein, translating into MKSPFLVAEVFREELEDTGKRYKRIIGVLEKAPVKN; encoded by the coding sequence GTGAAGTCACCCTTTTTAGTAGCAGAAGTTTTTCGGGAAGAATTAGAAGACACAGGAAAACGATATAAAAGAATTATAGGCGTTTTGGAAAAAGCGCCAGTAAAAAATTAA
- a CDS encoding DUF2500 domain-containing protein, which yields MGKNNNSPELTVPSKIVIKRTDTRGGSGNTSAHTSYYVTFEVQSEERLELKLDGRNYGQLAEHDFGILPFQGTRFKAFERQKRRATMNNRALLLVCSII from the coding sequence ATGGGCAAAAATAATAATTCACCTGAATTAACAGTACCATCCAAAATTGTTATAAAAAGGACAGACACACGTGGCGGTTCAGGTAATACTAGTGCTCACACCTCCTACTATGTAACTTTTGAAGTTCAAAGTGAGGAACGTTTAGAGTTAAAGCTCGATGGTCGGAACTATGGACAGCTAGCTGAACATGACTTTGGCATACTACCGTTCCAAGGTACTCGCTTCAAAGCATTTGAACGCCAAAAAAGGAGAGCTACGATGAATAATCGTGCTCTCCTTTTGGTATGCAGCATTATTTAA
- a CDS encoding penicillin acylase family protein, whose amino-acid sequence MIIASVLAVVAITSFIVFTWFMNKSKPIIDGELTVNMLDEDVSVTRDDKGVPHIFAETDADLYRAQGYVQAQDRLFQMDLARRQASGRLSEIIGEATINTDKYFRTFSLRNAAEKSLAAYDAESKQVLEWFAEGVNTFIEQAKSTNTLSYEFALLGYEPEEWTVVDSLTIGKYMAYDLGGNWNTLAFRHWALQNFDEEKAKELFITYPENASSIIEANKENPVSVAGQFNPALLPNEFNGSNNWVVSGDKTKSGKPILADDPHLGLSTPSIWYQMHLQSSEQNVSGVIFAGIPGIILGHNDEIAWGVTNVGPDVQDLYIEMPNPDNPTQFRYDGEWEQAEVRKEPIKVKDGETIDFEVLVTRHGPIITDLVFKETEPSAQFSMQWTALQPTAELRAVLGFNKSSSWHEFEQALEDFKAPAQNFVFASKDGTIAYKANGQIPLRKQGDGQLPVPGDSSDYGWEGFIPWDELPTVVNPEEGFIATANNEVIGEEYPYHITDFWAQPYRFERIKEVLEANDSLTVKDMMNLQMDQHNLYAREFLPDLLASIKTMDKNGKYAKVIALLEDWNMVDAKELGAPLVFHTLMVQIQEVLFKEQMPEDMYNMMYGKFNITDQLLRKEYAGEKSVWIEEQGGVDATVFEAFERTVAKIEGQFGKNVSKWQWGDFHQLTFDHTLGSASPIFAAYFNAKKVPIGGSKVTVQAADNDLAGNVNHGASWRFVADVGNLSSAYHIVGPGQSGHVKSDWYQDQVMDWANGNYHETFVNKEAIKGKTVLLKAQ is encoded by the coding sequence ATGATAATCGCTAGTGTGTTGGCGGTAGTCGCCATAACATCTTTCATTGTCTTTACGTGGTTTATGAATAAATCAAAACCGATTATTGATGGAGAGCTCACGGTTAACATGCTTGATGAAGATGTGTCGGTGACAAGGGATGACAAAGGAGTTCCACATATATTTGCCGAGACAGATGCAGATTTATATCGTGCTCAAGGCTATGTACAGGCGCAGGATCGGCTGTTTCAAATGGATTTAGCGCGTAGGCAGGCAAGTGGCCGTCTGTCAGAAATTATTGGTGAGGCAACGATTAATACAGATAAGTATTTCCGTACCTTTAGTTTACGAAATGCGGCTGAAAAATCATTGGCAGCGTATGATGCCGAAAGCAAGCAAGTGCTTGAATGGTTTGCAGAGGGCGTGAACACCTTTATTGAACAGGCAAAGAGCACGAATACGTTAAGTTATGAATTTGCGTTACTAGGTTACGAGCCAGAAGAATGGACGGTTGTAGACTCTTTAACCATCGGAAAATATATGGCATACGATTTAGGGGGCAATTGGAATACACTCGCCTTCCGACATTGGGCTTTACAAAACTTCGATGAAGAAAAGGCGAAGGAATTATTTATTACGTATCCTGAAAATGCGTCATCGATTATAGAAGCAAATAAAGAAAATCCTGTTTCAGTGGCAGGGCAATTTAATCCTGCATTATTGCCAAATGAATTTAATGGCAGTAATAACTGGGTTGTATCTGGCGATAAAACGAAATCAGGTAAGCCGATACTAGCAGATGATCCGCATTTGGGGCTAAGTACACCATCTATTTGGTATCAAATGCATTTACAATCGTCAGAGCAAAATGTAAGCGGTGTTATATTTGCAGGCATTCCAGGAATTATTTTAGGTCATAACGATGAAATTGCATGGGGTGTAACGAATGTAGGCCCTGATGTACAAGATTTATATATTGAAATGCCAAACCCAGATAATCCAACACAATTCCGTTATGACGGTGAGTGGGAACAAGCAGAGGTGCGCAAAGAACCGATAAAGGTAAAGGATGGCGAAACGATAGATTTTGAAGTCCTTGTTACACGGCATGGCCCGATTATAACAGACCTAGTATTTAAAGAAACGGAACCTTCTGCCCAGTTTTCAATGCAGTGGACAGCACTACAACCAACCGCTGAATTACGAGCAGTGCTCGGTTTTAATAAGTCTTCCTCTTGGCATGAGTTTGAGCAAGCATTAGAAGATTTTAAAGCGCCTGCCCAAAATTTTGTTTTTGCATCTAAGGATGGCACAATCGCTTATAAAGCTAATGGGCAAATTCCATTAAGAAAGCAAGGGGATGGACAATTACCTGTGCCAGGTGATTCAAGTGACTATGGTTGGGAAGGCTTTATTCCGTGGGATGAGTTACCGACTGTTGTTAATCCAGAGGAGGGCTTTATTGCTACCGCCAATAATGAAGTAATTGGTGAGGAATATCCGTATCATATTACGGATTTTTGGGCGCAGCCATATCGCTTTGAACGAATTAAGGAAGTGCTAGAGGCTAATGATTCATTAACGGTTAAAGATATGATGAACTTACAAATGGATCAACATAATTTATATGCTCGTGAATTTTTACCGGATTTATTAGCATCTATCAAAACGATGGATAAGAACGGAAAATATGCAAAGGTCATTGCGTTATTAGAAGATTGGAATATGGTAGATGCAAAAGAGTTGGGAGCCCCGTTAGTCTTCCATACGTTAATGGTACAAATACAAGAGGTATTGTTTAAGGAACAGATGCCAGAGGATATGTATAATATGATGTACGGGAAATTCAATATTACGGACCAACTCCTACGTAAAGAATATGCAGGCGAGAAAAGTGTTTGGATTGAAGAGCAAGGCGGTGTTGATGCCACAGTCTTTGAGGCGTTTGAGCGTACTGTTGCAAAAATTGAGGGACAGTTCGGAAAAAATGTGTCGAAGTGGCAATGGGGTGACTTCCACCAATTAACGTTTGATCACACATTAGGTAGTGCTTCTCCGATATTTGCCGCATACTTTAATGCGAAGAAGGTGCCAATTGGTGGCTCGAAGGTGACGGTACAGGCTGCCGATAATGATTTAGCTGGCAACGTAAATCATGGAGCATCGTGGCGTTTTGTTGCGGATGTCGGTAATTTGAGCTCTGCTTACCATATTGTCGGACCGGGTCAAAGCGGTCATGTCAAATCGGACTGGTATCAAGATCAGGTGATGGACTGGGCAAATGGAAATTATCACGAAACCTTTGTTAACAAGGAAGCGATTAAAGGTAAAACAGTATTATTAAAGGCACAATAA
- a CDS encoding heavy metal translocating P-type ATPase — protein sequence MAVTPIKQEYRLQNLSCASCAAKFEKNVKAIPEVQDAQVNFGASKITIVGAVSVDQIEEAGAFDGIKVSQSTAKASEASIPFYKKTENILASVSLLFVVVGYLLSSVRGEEDLWTIAMFIIAIFVGGVKIFKTGLRNLARFEFDMKTLMTIAIIGAAIIGEWEEAAVVVFLFAVSEALEAYSMDKARQSIRQLMDIAPPTATIKRAHGEHYHEMELATDQIEIGDILVVKPGQKIAMDGIVLTGLSAVNQAAITGESIPVNKSVGDEVFAGTLNEEGALEVRVTKRVEDTTIAKIIHLVEEAQAEKAPSQQFVDRFAKYYTPIIMLVALLVAIMPPLFVGDWQHWIYQGLAVLVVGCPCALVVSTPVAIVTAIGNAARQGVLIKGGIHLEQLGHIDAIAFDKTGTLTKGTPAVTDIFTPTEMLEENVLQLVAAVEKQSQHPLAKAILKALHDKQLPELIPTDFQSVTGKGAYATVDGQKVYVGSMNWITTLAPVDEMMKEQVQKLQKQGKTVVAAVQDGHFIGIIAIADQLRTESKEVLQKLSALKVKHTVMLTGDAKSTAEAIATTLSMSDVRAGLLPAEKLSAIKDLRTQYGAVAMVGDGVNDAPALASANVGIAMGGAGTDAALETADIALMGDDLTKLPYTMALSRKTLRIIKENIIFALALKLIALLLVIPGWLTLWIAIFADMGATLLVVFNSLRLIKQKK from the coding sequence ATGGCAGTAACACCGATTAAGCAAGAATACCGACTGCAAAACTTGTCCTGTGCTAGTTGTGCAGCTAAATTCGAAAAAAATGTCAAAGCGATACCTGAAGTACAAGATGCACAAGTCAATTTCGGAGCTTCCAAAATCACGATTGTAGGAGCAGTTAGCGTCGATCAAATTGAAGAAGCAGGAGCATTTGACGGCATTAAAGTTTCACAATCTACGGCTAAAGCAAGTGAAGCAAGCATTCCTTTTTATAAAAAAACCGAGAACATATTAGCTAGCGTATCCCTGCTATTCGTTGTAGTTGGCTATCTATTATCTTCTGTTCGTGGAGAAGAAGACTTGTGGACGATTGCTATGTTTATCATTGCGATTTTTGTTGGGGGCGTAAAGATATTTAAAACAGGCTTACGCAATCTTGCACGATTTGAGTTTGATATGAAGACGCTTATGACTATAGCAATAATTGGTGCTGCGATTATTGGGGAGTGGGAAGAAGCGGCTGTTGTTGTCTTTTTATTTGCAGTAAGTGAAGCACTTGAAGCGTATTCAATGGATAAAGCACGACAATCAATTCGTCAATTGATGGATATTGCTCCGCCAACTGCCACGATTAAACGAGCGCATGGCGAGCATTACCATGAGATGGAATTAGCAACGGACCAGATTGAAATTGGCGATATTTTAGTCGTGAAACCAGGTCAAAAAATTGCAATGGATGGCATTGTGCTCACTGGGCTATCTGCAGTCAATCAAGCTGCTATTACAGGAGAATCGATTCCAGTCAATAAATCAGTAGGTGACGAGGTATTTGCTGGAACGTTAAATGAAGAAGGCGCATTAGAAGTACGTGTAACGAAACGTGTAGAGGATACAACGATTGCGAAAATCATTCATTTAGTAGAAGAGGCGCAAGCTGAAAAGGCACCTTCGCAACAATTTGTCGATCGTTTTGCGAAATACTATACACCCATTATTATGCTAGTAGCGTTGCTAGTAGCGATTATGCCACCTTTATTTGTAGGGGATTGGCAACATTGGATTTACCAAGGATTAGCAGTGCTTGTGGTTGGTTGTCCTTGTGCGCTTGTTGTGTCAACTCCCGTAGCTATCGTAACCGCTATTGGGAATGCTGCAAGACAAGGCGTTCTAATAAAAGGTGGTATTCATTTAGAGCAATTAGGCCATATAGATGCTATTGCCTTTGATAAAACAGGTACATTAACAAAGGGTACACCAGCCGTAACAGATATTTTTACTCCGACGGAAATGCTAGAGGAAAATGTATTGCAATTGGTGGCTGCTGTTGAAAAACAATCGCAACATCCATTAGCTAAAGCTATTTTAAAGGCATTACATGACAAACAACTGCCAGAGCTTATACCTACAGATTTTCAATCCGTAACAGGTAAGGGTGCTTATGCAACAGTGGATGGTCAAAAGGTCTATGTCGGTAGCATGAATTGGATTACTACATTAGCTCCAGTTGATGAAATGATGAAAGAACAGGTTCAAAAACTGCAAAAACAGGGTAAGACCGTAGTAGCGGCTGTTCAAGATGGGCACTTTATTGGCATTATAGCGATTGCCGATCAATTACGGACTGAAAGTAAAGAAGTACTGCAAAAGTTGAGTGCTTTAAAGGTTAAACATACTGTGATGTTAACGGGTGATGCAAAATCAACTGCTGAAGCAATTGCCACTACTTTAAGTATGAGTGATGTGCGAGCAGGCTTACTGCCCGCTGAAAAATTATCTGCTATTAAAGACTTACGCACGCAGTACGGAGCAGTTGCGATGGTCGGGGATGGTGTTAATGATGCGCCAGCATTAGCTTCCGCGAATGTAGGTATCGCTATGGGTGGTGCGGGTACAGATGCTGCGTTGGAGACAGCTGATATTGCATTAATGGGCGATGATTTAACAAAACTACCTTATACAATGGCATTAAGCAGAAAAACATTACGAATTATTAAAGAAAATATTATTTTTGCACTAGCCTTAAAATTAATTGCCTTATTGCTTGTGATTCCAGGATGGTTAACATTATGGATTGCCATTTTTGCCGATATGGGCGCAACATTACTCGTTGTCTTTAATTCTTTAAGGCTTATAAAACAGAAGAAATAA
- a CDS encoding VOC family protein — translation MTYKIDAQLELEHLHLLVQSLETMTDFYKKLGLQILHHTPTQVSFSIPGNTKPILVLSTEEGVKIRPPRTTGLFHFAILVPSRQDLAYVIGNLLNTGIPITGAGDHIYSEAFYLNDPEGNGIEIYHDRPRAEWLSDGHGGLITGTEAVDIEGLMALYDRQRPWTGFPKGTVLGHMHLNVSNINDATTYFYIDALGFDIMTNFPDSALFMSAGGYHHHIAVNIWQGVGAPVPTKKTTGLLSYTLSLSSQDELQKLLANLNDKQIPYTFENEQLVVVDNNEDAMIFYVR, via the coding sequence ATGACCTATAAAATTGATGCACAATTAGAGTTAGAGCATTTACATTTACTTGTACAATCATTAGAGACAATGACTGATTTCTATAAAAAACTAGGGCTTCAAATACTTCATCACACACCAACACAAGTGTCATTTTCTATCCCAGGTAATACAAAACCTATTTTAGTATTGTCAACAGAAGAAGGGGTGAAGATTCGTCCACCTCGTACGACTGGTCTATTCCATTTTGCTATTTTAGTTCCTTCTCGACAAGACTTAGCTTATGTGATTGGCAACTTATTGAATACAGGTATACCTATAACAGGGGCTGGTGATCATATTTATTCAGAAGCGTTTTACTTAAATGATCCGGAAGGTAACGGTATAGAAATCTATCATGATCGCCCTCGTGCTGAATGGCTAAGTGATGGTCATGGTGGACTGATAACCGGAACAGAGGCTGTTGATATAGAAGGTTTGATGGCATTATATGACCGTCAGCGTCCTTGGACAGGTTTCCCTAAAGGAACTGTATTAGGTCATATGCATTTAAATGTGAGCAATATTAATGATGCAACAACTTACTTCTATATAGATGCACTTGGTTTTGATATTATGACTAACTTCCCTGATAGCGCACTATTCATGTCTGCTGGAGGTTATCACCATCATATTGCGGTAAACATCTGGCAAGGTGTCGGTGCACCAGTACCAACAAAAAAAACAACGGGTTTACTTAGCTATACATTATCTCTTTCTTCACAAGATGAATTACAGAAGCTACTGGCTAATTTGAATGACAAACAAATCCCCTATACATTTGAAAATGAACAGTTAGTAGTTGTAGATAACAATGAAGATGCAATGATTTTCTACGTTCGTTAA
- the murB gene encoding UDP-N-acetylmuramate dehydrogenase, with translation MTKEQWAADLAQNINPANIKLDESLQHYTMTKLGGKADVFVLPETEEEAIAVIRYAHINNIPLLMLGNGSNMVVRDGGMRGIVVTFAHLDEIHINGDHVYAQSGALIKDVSKLAAAASLTGFEFACGIPGSIGGAMAMNAGAYGGEIKDIIISSKVLTKEGNILILSKEELELGYRQSSIAKKGYYVLSSEFQLAQGVQEEIDAKIADLTFQRESKQPLEYPSAGSVFKRPPGHFAGKLIQDSGLQGKGVGDAEVSTKHAGFIVNKGNATASDYIATIEMVQRVVKEKFGIDLETEVKIVGDDL, from the coding sequence ATGACAAAAGAACAATGGGCTGCGGATTTAGCACAAAATATAAATCCAGCCAATATTAAGCTAGATGAATCATTACAGCATTATACAATGACAAAATTAGGTGGTAAAGCGGATGTTTTTGTTCTCCCTGAAACAGAGGAAGAAGCAATTGCAGTTATTCGCTATGCACATATAAATAATATTCCATTATTGATGTTAGGGAATGGATCAAACATGGTTGTCCGGGATGGAGGCATGCGCGGGATTGTTGTGACATTTGCACATTTAGATGAAATTCATATAAATGGTGATCATGTTTACGCACAAAGCGGAGCACTAATTAAGGACGTATCAAAACTAGCCGCTGCTGCATCTCTAACCGGTTTTGAATTTGCGTGTGGTATCCCAGGCTCCATTGGTGGAGCGATGGCGATGAATGCAGGCGCTTATGGTGGCGAAATAAAGGATATTATTATTTCTTCTAAAGTACTAACTAAAGAGGGAAATATTTTAATACTATCAAAAGAAGAGCTTGAATTAGGTTACCGTCAAAGTAGCATTGCCAAAAAAGGTTATTATGTACTGTCTTCAGAGTTCCAATTAGCTCAAGGTGTACAGGAAGAAATTGATGCAAAGATTGCTGATTTAACGTTTCAACGTGAATCAAAGCAACCATTAGAGTACCCTTCAGCAGGCAGTGTTTTTAAACGCCCGCCAGGACACTTTGCAGGCAAGCTTATTCAGGATAGCGGTCTACAAGGTAAAGGGGTCGGTGATGCAGAAGTGTCCACAAAACATGCCGGCTTCATTGTCAATAAAGGAAATGCTACAGCTTCTGACTATATCGCAACGATTGAAATGGTACAACGAGTGGTAAAAGAAAAGTTCGGTATTGATTTAGAAACAGAAGTGAAAATTGTCGGTGACGACTTATAA
- a CDS encoding winged helix-turn-helix transcriptional regulator, which translates to MNETTLCPRLAKAMDLIGKRWTGLILYQLLDGSQRFNEIESALPVSGRLLSERLKELEKEGLVERKVYSEVPVRVEYSLTDKGRALEGAIRNIESWATNWL; encoded by the coding sequence ATGAATGAGACAACTTTATGTCCTCGTTTAGCTAAGGCAATGGATTTAATCGGAAAACGCTGGACTGGGCTAATTTTATATCAACTATTAGACGGATCACAGCGCTTTAATGAGATTGAATCGGCATTGCCTGTAAGTGGTCGTTTATTATCTGAGCGTTTAAAGGAACTTGAAAAAGAGGGGCTTGTTGAACGAAAAGTATATTCAGAGGTGCCTGTACGTGTAGAATATTCTTTAACAGATAAAGGCCGAGCGTTAGAAGGCGCTATTCGAAATATTGAGTCATGGGCAACTAACTGGCTATAG